One genomic window of Bacillus mycoides includes the following:
- a CDS encoding protein arginine kinase: protein MSLDRIMNEAISPWMKGDGPDSDIVLSSRIRLARNFKKYQFSTMQNEEEAQRIHELFKKKFINKPVEPFGEFELLKMNELNPLQRRVLVEKHLISPNLAGTEYGACLLSESEHISIMLNEEDHVRIQCLFSGLQLSEALQSANQIDNWIEEQVEYAFDESLGYITSCPTNVGTGLRASVMIHLPGLVLTKRINRIIQVIQKLGLVVRGIYGEGSEALGNIFQVSNQMTLGKSEEDIIADLKSVIQQIIHQEKVARELIVQNSSIELEDKVYRSYGILANSRLIQSAEAATCLSDVRLGIDLGYIQGISRNILTELMVLTQPGILQQYAGGALGPEERDYRRATLIRERLRIEQN from the coding sequence ATGTCACTGGACAGAATCATGAATGAAGCGATTAGTCCATGGATGAAGGGGGATGGCCCTGATTCTGATATTGTTTTAAGTAGTCGAATTCGTTTGGCTCGTAATTTTAAAAAATATCAATTCTCTACTATGCAAAACGAGGAAGAAGCTCAACGGATTCATGAGTTATTTAAGAAGAAGTTTATAAATAAACCTGTAGAACCTTTTGGGGAGTTTGAACTATTAAAAATGAATGAATTAAATCCTCTTCAAAGGAGAGTTTTAGTTGAGAAGCATTTAATTAGTCCAAATCTTGCAGGAACAGAATACGGAGCATGCCTACTATCAGAAAGTGAACATATAAGTATCATGCTTAATGAAGAGGATCATGTTAGGATTCAGTGCCTATTTTCAGGTTTACAGTTATCAGAGGCGCTTCAAAGTGCCAATCAAATAGATAATTGGATCGAGGAACAGGTTGAATATGCTTTTGATGAATCGCTTGGATATATTACGAGTTGCCCCACTAACGTCGGTACAGGATTAAGGGCTTCGGTAATGATTCATTTGCCGGGACTGGTTTTAACGAAAAGAATTAACCGTATTATACAAGTAATTCAAAAATTAGGGTTAGTAGTAAGAGGAATATACGGTGAAGGTAGCGAAGCGTTAGGTAATATATTTCAAGTGTCAAATCAAATGACACTAGGGAAATCAGAAGAAGATATTATTGCAGATTTAAAGAGTGTCATTCAACAAATCATCCATCAAGAAAAAGTGGCTAGAGAATTAATTGTACAAAATTCAAGTATTGAGCTTGAAGATAAAGTATATCGTTCTTACGGAATACTAGCAAACAGTCGTTTAATTCAATCTGCAGAAGCAGCCACTTGCTTATCAGATGTACGACTTGGTATTGACTTAGGGTATATACAAGGTATATCGAGAAATATTTTAACTGAGTTAATGGTTCTTACTCAACCGGGCATTTTGCAACAATATGCAGGAGGAGCTCTAGGACCAGAAGAAAGAGATTATCGAAGAGCAACCTTAATCCGTGAGCGATTACGAATTGAACAAAATTAA
- the ctsR gene encoding transcriptional regulator CtsR encodes MRNISDIIEKYLKQVIDLSNNNVIEIKRNEIADRFDCVPSQINYVINTRFTLARGFVVESKRGGGGYIRIIKVKLHDDIDIIDQMLHMIDHSVAQGNAESMIIRLMEEGIITNREAKLMLSVLDRSVLLMDVPSRDELRARILCAMLRTLKYK; translated from the coding sequence ATGAGAAATATATCTGATATCATTGAGAAATATCTAAAGCAAGTTATTGACTTAAGCAATAATAATGTGATTGAAATCAAGAGGAATGAGATCGCTGATCGATTCGATTGTGTGCCGTCTCAAATCAACTATGTAATCAATACCCGTTTTACGTTAGCAAGAGGATTTGTAGTAGAAAGTAAACGAGGTGGAGGAGGTTACATTCGCATTATAAAAGTCAAATTGCATGATGATATAGACATTATTGATCAAATGCTTCATATGATTGATCATAGTGTCGCGCAAGGAAATGCAGAAAGCATGATTATACGTTTAATGGAAGAAGGTATCATAACAAATCGTGAAGCTAAACTTATGTTAAGCGTACTAGATCGTTCTGTATTATTAATGGATGTTCCCTCTCGGGATGAACTTAGGGCTCGAATATTATGCGCAATGTTAAGAACACTGAAATATAAATAA
- a CDS encoding PIN/TRAM domain-containing protein — protein sequence MLKRIVQLFFLVIGGALGIFLIPKVINVLDVGAVPWLEGSYVRAIIGAIILFLTTFWLVDYIVQLIKHIEEALVKAPVADVLFGTLGLISGLIVAYLILIPIREFTIPVISTVLQVFFTLLLGYLGFQVGFKKRNELLGLFTLPQRGGKKKNNSENEEVEVEKSTTHWKILDTSVIIDGRIADICQTKFLEGTIVIPQFVLEELQHIADSSDALKRNRGRRGLDILNRIQKELPIPVEIYEGDFEDIQEVDSKLVKLAKITGGTVVTNDFNLNKVSELQGVTVLNINDLANAIKPVVLPGEELSVYVVKDGKEQNQGVAYLDDGTMIVVEDGREFVGSQLNVLVTSVLQTSAGRMIFAKRKLLEKAL from the coding sequence ATGTTAAAAAGGATCGTACAGCTCTTCTTTTTAGTGATCGGGGGAGCGTTAGGGATTTTTCTAATCCCAAAAGTTATTAATGTATTGGACGTCGGTGCTGTTCCTTGGCTTGAGGGATCGTACGTTCGTGCAATTATTGGTGCAATTATTTTATTTTTAACAACATTTTGGCTTGTGGATTATATTGTTCAACTTATTAAACATATCGAAGAAGCCCTTGTAAAGGCACCGGTAGCGGATGTTTTATTTGGTACATTAGGGTTGATCTCTGGTCTTATTGTTGCATATTTAATTTTGATACCAATTCGTGAATTCACGATTCCAGTCATTAGTACAGTATTACAAGTGTTCTTTACTCTTTTACTTGGTTATTTAGGATTCCAAGTAGGATTTAAAAAGAGAAATGAATTGCTAGGATTATTTACATTACCCCAGCGCGGAGGTAAGAAGAAAAACAATAGCGAGAACGAAGAGGTAGAGGTAGAAAAATCTACAACTCATTGGAAAATTCTCGATACAAGTGTAATTATTGATGGACGTATTGCGGATATTTGCCAAACGAAGTTTTTAGAAGGAACAATTGTGATTCCACAATTCGTATTAGAAGAGCTTCAGCATATTGCCGATTCTTCTGATGCTTTAAAGCGTAATCGTGGTCGCAGAGGATTAGACATTTTAAATCGTATTCAAAAAGAGCTACCAATTCCGGTGGAAATTTATGAAGGCGATTTCGAGGATATCCAAGAAGTGGATAGCAAGCTTGTAAAGTTAGCGAAAATCACTGGTGGAACTGTTGTAACAAATGATTTCAACTTAAACAAAGTATCTGAATTACAAGGAGTAACAGTGTTAAACATTAACGATTTAGCAAATGCAATTAAACCAGTCGTACTCCCTGGCGAAGAATTAAGTGTTTATGTTGTAAAAGATGGTAAAGAGCAAAATCAAGGTGTTGCATACTTAGATGATGGTACGATGATTGTAGTAGAAGACGGTAGAGAATTTGTCGGTTCGCAACTTAATGTACTAGTTACAAGTGTGTTGCAAACATCGGCTGGTCGTATGATTTTCGCAAAACGTAAATTATTAGAAAAAGCATTATAA
- the ispD gene encoding 2-C-methyl-D-erythritol 4-phosphate cytidylyltransferase, translated as MYTLIIPAAGQGKRMGAGKNKLFLLINGVPIIVHTLRAFEKDKACKRIIMAINEEERPYFEELMQKYPVEKQVQFIQGGAERQDSVYNALQYVSSVEYVLVHDGARPFVTNKMMQDVLTAAEKYGASICAVPVKDTIKKVEQGVVVETVERSQLKAVQTPQGFSVPLLLEAHRSAKQSCFLGTDDASLVERVGKQVGVVEGSYYNIKVTTPEDLLIAESFLHVQKK; from the coding sequence ATGTATACGTTAATTATTCCGGCAGCGGGTCAAGGAAAACGGATGGGTGCTGGCAAAAACAAGTTGTTCTTACTTATAAATGGAGTACCTATCATTGTGCATACATTACGTGCTTTTGAAAAAGATAAAGCATGTAAACGTATTATCATGGCAATTAACGAAGAGGAACGCCCTTATTTTGAGGAGTTAATGCAGAAGTATCCGGTTGAAAAGCAGGTGCAATTTATTCAAGGCGGGGCCGAAAGACAAGATAGTGTGTATAATGCGCTTCAGTATGTGAGTAGTGTTGAGTATGTTCTCGTACACGATGGTGCGCGCCCGTTCGTAACGAATAAGATGATGCAAGATGTATTAACTGCAGCAGAGAAATATGGTGCTTCCATTTGTGCGGTGCCAGTGAAGGACACCATTAAGAAAGTAGAACAGGGTGTTGTTGTTGAAACGGTAGAACGTTCTCAGCTTAAAGCGGTTCAAACACCACAAGGATTTTCTGTTCCTCTTTTATTAGAAGCTCATAGAAGTGCAAAGCAAAGTTGTTTTCTTGGTACAGATGATGCAAGTCTCGTAGAACGTGTCGGGAAGCAAGTAGGCGTAGTAGAGGGGAGTTACTATAATATCAAGGTGACGACTCCAGAGGATTTACTAATTGCTGAAAGCTTCCTTCATGTTCAGAAGAAATAG
- a CDS encoding UvrB/UvrC motif-containing protein, translated as MTCQNCNMRPATLHYTKVINGKKAEVHLCEQCAEQSGYTSFFQSPQSNFSFHDLLAGLLHGEPAMFEEGQDAFSNTNISRCPNCKMTYEQFTKVGRFGCASCYDTFKGHLKPLLKRLHGGHTDHCGKIPERIEGNIYLKKELDELKLNLKQYVQKEEFEKAAEVRDKIRGLVNQLSEHREGE; from the coding sequence ATGACTTGTCAAAACTGTAATATGAGACCAGCAACTTTACATTATACAAAAGTAATCAACGGAAAAAAGGCGGAAGTTCATCTTTGCGAGCAATGTGCAGAACAAAGTGGCTATACGTCTTTCTTTCAATCACCGCAGTCTAATTTTTCATTCCATGACCTATTAGCCGGATTATTGCATGGTGAACCAGCAATGTTTGAAGAAGGGCAAGATGCATTTTCAAATACAAATATATCAAGATGTCCAAATTGTAAGATGACATATGAACAATTTACAAAAGTGGGACGCTTTGGATGTGCTTCTTGTTACGATACATTTAAGGGGCATTTAAAACCATTGTTAAAACGTCTTCACGGTGGGCATACAGATCATTGTGGAAAAATTCCTGAACGTATAGAAGGAAATATCTACTTAAAGAAAGAATTAGATGAACTAAAACTCAATCTGAAACAATATGTACAGAAAGAGGAATTTGAGAAAGCGGCTGAAGTACGAGATAAAATTCGAGGTCTTGTAAATCAGCTTAGTGAGCATAGAGAGGGGGAATAG
- the clpC gene encoding ATP-dependent Clp protease ATP-binding subunit — MMFGRFTERAQKVLALSQEEAIRIGHNNIGTEHILLGLVREGEGIAAKALIALGLSPEKVQKEVEALIGRGTEASQTVHYTPRAKKVIELSMDEARKLGHSYVGTEHILLGLIREGEGVAARVLNNLGVSLNKARQQVLQLLGSNEASSGHQGGSSTNANTPTLDSLARDLTVVARENRLDPVIGRSKEIQRVIEVLSRRTKNNPVLIGEPGVGKTAIAEGLAQQIVNNEVPETLRDKRVMTLDMGTVVAGTKYRGEFEDRLKKVMDEIRQAGNIILFIDELHTLIGAGGAEGAIDASNILKPSLARGELQCIGATTLDEYRKYIEKDAALERRFQPIHVDEPNLEESVQILKGLRDRYEAHHRVSITDDAIDAAVKLSDRYITDRFLPDKAIDLIDEAASKVRLRSYTTPPNLKELEVNLEEIRKEKDAAVQSQEFEKAASLRDMEQRLREKLEDTKRQWKEKQGQENSEVTVEDIANVVSTWTRIPVSKLAQTETDKLLNLESILHDRLIGQDEAVVAVAKAVRRARAGLKDPKRPIGSFIFLGPTGVGKTELARALAESMFGDEDAMIRIDMSEYMEKHSTSRLVGSPPGYVGYEEGGQLTEKVRRKPYSVVLLDEVEKAHPDVFNILLQVLEDGRLTDSKGRTVDFRNTIVIMTSNVGADALKRNKHLGFNVQDESRDYSDMKGKVMDELKKAFRPEFLNRIDEIIVFHMLEKKHIQEIVTLMVNQLVNRLKEQEIELHLTEGAISAIADKGFDREYGARPLRRAIQKHVEDRLSEELLKGAIEKGQKVIFDIEGESFVIHSAEKVK; from the coding sequence ATGATGTTTGGAAGATTTACAGAACGAGCACAGAAAGTATTAGCTTTATCTCAAGAGGAAGCAATTCGCATTGGGCATAATAATATTGGAACAGAACATATTTTACTTGGGCTTGTACGCGAAGGTGAAGGAATTGCAGCAAAAGCGTTAATTGCTCTTGGATTAAGTCCAGAGAAAGTTCAAAAAGAGGTAGAAGCATTAATTGGACGTGGAACGGAAGCTTCTCAAACAGTACATTACACACCTCGTGCTAAAAAAGTTATTGAGTTGTCTATGGACGAAGCTCGTAAATTGGGCCATTCCTACGTTGGAACAGAACATATTTTACTTGGTTTAATCCGTGAAGGTGAAGGTGTAGCAGCACGTGTTTTAAATAATTTAGGTGTAAGCCTAAATAAAGCAAGACAACAAGTGTTACAACTCCTTGGAAGTAATGAAGCTAGTTCAGGTCACCAAGGTGGTTCATCAACAAATGCGAATACACCTACACTTGACAGTCTAGCACGTGATTTAACAGTTGTTGCACGTGAAAATCGTTTAGATCCTGTTATTGGACGTAGTAAAGAAATTCAACGTGTAATTGAAGTGTTAAGCCGTAGAACAAAAAACAATCCAGTATTAATTGGAGAACCTGGTGTAGGTAAGACAGCAATTGCGGAAGGATTAGCACAGCAAATTGTAAATAATGAAGTTCCTGAAACTTTAAGAGATAAGCGTGTTATGACATTAGATATGGGTACAGTTGTTGCTGGAACAAAATATCGTGGTGAATTTGAGGATCGTTTAAAGAAAGTGATGGATGAGATTCGCCAAGCTGGTAACATCATTCTATTTATTGATGAGCTTCATACGTTAATTGGTGCAGGAGGGGCGGAAGGTGCAATTGATGCATCGAATATTTTAAAACCATCTTTAGCACGTGGTGAATTACAATGTATTGGTGCAACAACTTTAGACGAATATCGTAAATATATTGAAAAGGATGCGGCATTAGAAAGACGTTTCCAACCAATTCATGTTGATGAACCAAACTTAGAAGAATCAGTTCAAATTTTAAAAGGTTTACGTGACCGTTATGAGGCGCATCACCGCGTATCTATTACAGATGATGCAATCGATGCGGCTGTAAAACTTTCAGATCGTTACATTACAGACCGTTTTTTACCTGATAAAGCAATCGATTTAATTGATGAGGCTGCATCAAAAGTGCGCTTACGTTCTTATACAACACCGCCAAACTTAAAAGAGCTTGAAGTGAATCTTGAGGAAATTAGAAAAGAAAAAGATGCAGCTGTACAAAGCCAAGAATTTGAAAAAGCTGCTTCCTTACGTGATATGGAACAACGTTTACGTGAAAAGTTAGAAGATACAAAGCGTCAGTGGAAAGAGAAACAAGGACAAGAAAACTCAGAAGTAACAGTAGAAGATATTGCAAATGTCGTTTCCACATGGACACGTATTCCAGTTTCTAAACTTGCACAAACAGAGACAGATAAATTATTAAACTTGGAATCAATTTTACATGATCGTTTAATTGGGCAGGATGAAGCAGTTGTAGCTGTGGCAAAAGCTGTTCGTCGTGCGAGAGCGGGATTAAAAGATCCGAAACGTCCAATTGGCTCATTTATTTTCCTAGGACCGACTGGTGTAGGTAAAACAGAACTAGCGAGGGCGTTAGCGGAATCTATGTTCGGTGATGAGGATGCAATGATCCGCATCGATATGTCTGAGTACATGGAAAAGCATTCTACTTCTCGTTTAGTTGGATCTCCTCCAGGATATGTTGGATATGAAGAAGGTGGACAATTAACAGAGAAAGTTCGTCGTAAGCCATATTCAGTTGTCTTATTAGATGAAGTAGAGAAAGCTCATCCTGATGTGTTTAATATTTTACTACAAGTATTAGAAGATGGCCGTTTAACAGATTCTAAAGGACGTACAGTTGATTTCCGTAATACAATTGTTATTATGACGTCTAATGTTGGTGCAGACGCATTAAAACGTAATAAACATCTTGGATTTAACGTACAAGATGAGAGCCGCGATTATTCAGATATGAAAGGTAAAGTAATGGATGAATTGAAAAAAGCATTTCGTCCAGAATTCTTAAACCGTATTGATGAAATTATCGTGTTCCATATGCTTGAGAAAAAACATATTCAAGAAATTGTAACTCTTATGGTGAATCAGTTAGTGAATCGCTTAAAAGAACAAGAGATTGAATTGCACTTAACAGAAGGAGCAATTTCAGCAATTGCTGATAAAGGATTTGATCGAGAGTACGGTGCTCGTCCGCTTCGTAGAGCAATTCAAAAACATGTAGAAGATAGACTATCAGAAGAACTGTTAAAAGGTGCCATTGAGAAAGGGCAAAAAGTTATCTTTGATATAGAAGGAGAATCATTTGTCATTCATAGTGCGGAAAAGGTAAAATAA
- the gltX gene encoding glutamate--tRNA ligase, with product MEKQVRVRYAPSPTGHLHIGNARTALFNYLFARHQDGKFIIRIEDTDVKRNVAGGEESQLKYLKWLGMDWDEGVDVGGEFGPYRQTERLDIYKKLYEDLLERDLAYKCYMTEEELEAEREGQIARGETPRYAGNHRDLTEEQIKGFEAEGRIPSIRFRVPADSDYTFKDIVKDEVAFHSNDFGDFVIVKKDGIPTYNFAVAVDDHLMEITHVLRGDDHISNTPKQMMIYEAFGWDIPKFGHMTLIVNESRKKLSKRDESIIQFIEQYKELGYLPEAIFNFIALLGWSPVGEEEIFSQDEFIKMFDAARLSKSPALFDSQKLKWMNNQYMKKQDLDTVVELSLPHLVKAGRVGENLSEQEQAWVRDVIALYHDQMSFGAEIVELSEMFFKDHVDHEEEGQEVLKGEQVPEVLRTFADQLEALEAMEPAAVKAAIKAVQKETGHKGKNLFMPIRVATTGQTHGPELPNAIALLGKEKVLNRIQKVIG from the coding sequence ATGGAAAAGCAAGTGAGAGTGCGCTATGCGCCAAGTCCAACAGGACACTTACATATCGGAAATGCGCGTACGGCATTATTTAATTATTTATTTGCTCGTCATCAAGATGGTAAGTTTATTATTCGTATTGAAGATACTGATGTGAAACGTAATGTTGCTGGTGGAGAAGAAAGCCAATTAAAATACTTGAAATGGCTCGGTATGGACTGGGATGAGGGTGTTGATGTTGGTGGTGAATTTGGACCATATCGTCAAACAGAGCGTTTAGATATTTATAAAAAATTATATGAAGATTTATTAGAGCGTGATTTAGCTTACAAATGTTATATGACAGAAGAAGAGCTAGAGGCAGAGCGTGAAGGTCAAATCGCTCGTGGTGAAACACCGCGTTATGCAGGAAACCACCGTGATTTAACTGAGGAGCAAATTAAAGGATTTGAGGCTGAAGGCCGTATTCCAAGTATTCGCTTCCGTGTGCCGGCTGATAGCGACTACACGTTTAAAGATATCGTAAAAGATGAAGTTGCATTCCATTCAAATGATTTTGGTGATTTCGTTATTGTGAAAAAAGATGGAATTCCAACTTATAACTTTGCGGTAGCGGTAGATGATCACTTAATGGAGATTACACACGTACTTCGTGGTGATGATCATATTTCAAACACGCCAAAACAAATGATGATTTATGAAGCTTTCGGTTGGGATATTCCGAAGTTCGGTCATATGACTTTAATTGTAAACGAAAGCCGTAAAAAGCTAAGCAAGCGTGACGAATCTATTATTCAATTTATTGAGCAATATAAAGAGCTTGGATATCTTCCAGAAGCAATCTTTAACTTTATTGCATTACTAGGTTGGTCACCAGTAGGTGAAGAAGAAATCTTCTCTCAAGATGAGTTTATCAAAATGTTTGATGCAGCTCGTTTATCAAAATCACCTGCATTATTTGATTCTCAAAAACTAAAATGGATGAACAACCAATATATGAAAAAACAAGATTTAGATACGGTTGTTGAACTAAGCTTACCGCATTTAGTGAAAGCGGGTCGCGTAGGTGAAAACTTAAGTGAACAAGAACAAGCATGGGTTCGTGATGTAATTGCTTTATATCATGACCAAATGAGCTTTGGAGCTGAAATTGTAGAGCTTTCTGAAATGTTCTTTAAAGATCATGTTGATCATGAAGAAGAGGGACAAGAAGTATTGAAGGGTGAACAAGTACCTGAAGTACTTCGTACATTTGCCGATCAATTAGAAGCTTTAGAAGCAATGGAGCCAGCAGCAGTTAAGGCGGCTATTAAAGCAGTTCAAAAGGAAACAGGACATAAAGGTAAAAACCTATTTATGCCAATCCGTGTTGCTACTACTGGACAAACACATGGTCCAGAGCTTCCTAACGCTATTGCTCTTCTTGGAAAAGAAAAAGTTTTAAATCGTATTCAAAAAGTAATTGGTTAA
- the radA gene encoding DNA repair protein RadA — protein sequence MAKKKTKFTCQECGYQSPKYMGKCPGCGKWNTLVEEMEPVVSSRRLNYANAIQSEVTKPRRLTEVETKSEARIETKFQEFNRVLGGGIVDGSLVLIGGDPGIGKSTLLLQISSQLADSSYDVLYISGEESAKQIKLRADRLHVKGSNLFVVAETDLQRIAAHIEEMNPAFVVIDSIQTIHLPEVTSAPGSVAQVRECTAELMKLAKTKGIPIFIVGHVTKEGAIAGPRMLEHMVDAVLYFEGDRHHTYRILRAVKNRFGSTNEMGIFEMKELGLAEVLNPSEIFLEERPVGVAGSTVVASMEGTRPVLVEIQALISPTSFGNPRRMATGIDHNRVSLIMAVLEKRTGLLLQNQDAYLKVAGGLKLDEPAIDLAVALSIASSFRDKATAPTDAVIGEVGLTGEIRRVSRIEQRVQEAAKLGFQRAIIPRKNLGGWTIPDGIEVVGVSNLGEALRLTLGG from the coding sequence ATGGCTAAAAAGAAAACAAAATTCACATGTCAAGAGTGTGGTTATCAGTCGCCAAAATATATGGGGAAATGTCCTGGATGTGGTAAATGGAATACGCTTGTTGAAGAGATGGAACCAGTTGTATCATCAAGGCGCCTTAATTATGCCAATGCAATTCAATCAGAAGTAACAAAACCAAGACGCTTAACAGAGGTAGAAACAAAGTCTGAGGCGCGTATTGAAACGAAATTTCAAGAGTTTAACCGTGTACTTGGTGGCGGGATTGTAGATGGATCTTTAGTACTTATTGGTGGAGACCCTGGGATTGGGAAATCAACATTGTTATTACAAATTTCATCGCAATTAGCAGATTCTTCATATGATGTACTATACATATCAGGTGAGGAGTCAGCAAAGCAGATTAAACTTCGTGCAGATCGTTTGCATGTAAAGGGTAGTAATCTATTTGTTGTAGCAGAAACTGATCTACAGCGAATTGCAGCGCACATTGAAGAGATGAATCCAGCTTTTGTTGTTATTGACTCTATTCAAACGATACATTTACCTGAAGTGACGTCAGCCCCAGGAAGTGTAGCGCAAGTACGTGAATGTACAGCGGAATTAATGAAACTTGCAAAAACGAAAGGGATTCCTATTTTTATCGTCGGACATGTGACAAAAGAAGGGGCAATTGCAGGACCACGTATGCTAGAACATATGGTTGATGCAGTTCTTTACTTTGAAGGAGATCGTCATCATACATATCGTATTTTGCGAGCTGTGAAGAACCGTTTTGGTTCCACAAATGAAATGGGTATCTTTGAAATGAAGGAACTAGGTCTTGCAGAAGTACTAAATCCTTCTGAAATTTTCCTTGAGGAACGTCCAGTTGGAGTTGCAGGATCCACAGTGGTTGCTTCAATGGAAGGAACAAGACCGGTTTTAGTAGAAATACAAGCATTAATCTCCCCTACTAGTTTTGGAAATCCTCGAAGAATGGCGACGGGAATTGATCATAACCGCGTTTCACTTATTATGGCAGTGCTAGAAAAAAGAACAGGTTTATTGTTGCAAAATCAAGACGCGTATTTAAAAGTCGCGGGTGGCTTGAAATTAGATGAACCAGCAATCGATTTAGCTGTTGCCTTAAGTATTGCTTCAAGTTTCAGAGATAAAGCTACTGCACCAACCGATGCGGTAATAGGAGAAGTAGGCCTAACTGGAGAAATAAGAAGAGTATCAAGAATTGAACAACGTGTACAAGAAGCAGCAAAATTAGGATTTCAACGTGCTATTATTCCTAGAAAAAATTTGGGAGGATGGACAATTCCAGATGGGATTGAGGTAGTAGGTGTTTCTAATTTAGGAGAGGCGCTTCGTTTGACATTAGGAGGCTAG
- the ispF gene encoding 2-C-methyl-D-erythritol 2,4-cyclodiphosphate synthase, translating to MFRIGQGFDVHEFAEGRPLIIGGITIPHEKGLIGHSDADVLLHTIADACLGAIAAGDIGKHFPDTDPAFKDADSAVLLQKVWEFVREQGYELGNLDCTIIAQKPKMAPHIESMRKRISELLETSIDNINVKATTTEKLGFTGREEGIASQAVVLLQKK from the coding sequence ATGTTTCGAATTGGACAAGGTTTTGATGTGCATGAATTTGCGGAAGGTAGACCGTTAATTATCGGCGGAATTACAATTCCTCATGAAAAAGGATTAATCGGTCACTCGGATGCAGATGTATTGTTACATACGATTGCTGACGCATGTCTAGGAGCAATTGCAGCAGGAGATATTGGAAAACATTTTCCTGATACAGATCCTGCCTTTAAAGATGCGGATTCAGCCGTGTTGTTACAAAAGGTTTGGGAGTTTGTGCGTGAACAAGGTTATGAACTAGGGAACCTAGATTGTACAATTATTGCCCAAAAGCCAAAAATGGCACCGCATATTGAAAGCATGCGTAAACGCATTAGTGAACTATTAGAAACGTCTATTGATAATATTAATGTAAAGGCAACAACAACAGAAAAATTAGGATTTACAGGTAGAGAAGAAGGGATTGCTTCTCAAGCGGTTGTTTTATTACAGAAAAAATAG
- the disA gene encoding DNA integrity scanning diadenylate cyclase DisA produces the protein MEENKQRVKSMINILQLVAPGTPLREGIDNVLRAQTGGLIVLGYNEQIKSIVDGGFHINCAFSPASLYELAKMDGALILNETGSKILIANAQLVPDPSIDSIETGMRHRTAERVAKQTASLVVAISQRRNVITLYQGSLRYTLKDIGVILTKANQAIQTLEKYKAVWNDGITNLGILEFEEVVTMSEVVHVLHSVEMVLRIKNEILSYIHELGTEGRLIRLQLTELLADLEAEAALLIKDYYQEKTQDHHQILKKLQDLANTQLLEDSDLVKLLGYPGQMSLEVIVTPRGYRIASKISRVPPLIIENLINRFKTLQGVCRATINELDDVEGIGEVRAKKIREGLKRIQEHLYMSRHN, from the coding sequence ATGGAGGAAAACAAGCAACGTGTCAAAAGTATGATTAACATTCTACAGCTCGTTGCCCCAGGAACACCACTACGCGAAGGGATAGATAACGTACTTCGTGCGCAAACTGGAGGGCTAATTGTTCTTGGGTATAATGAGCAGATTAAAAGTATTGTTGATGGAGGATTTCACATTAATTGTGCATTCTCACCGGCTAGTTTATATGAATTAGCAAAAATGGATGGGGCACTTATTTTAAATGAAACTGGGAGCAAAATTTTAATTGCAAATGCACAATTAGTTCCAGATCCATCCATTGATTCTATTGAAACAGGTATGCGTCACCGAACGGCAGAGCGTGTAGCAAAGCAGACGGCTAGCCTTGTTGTGGCTATTTCACAAAGACGTAACGTAATTACACTATATCAAGGGAGCTTACGTTATACACTAAAAGATATAGGTGTAATTTTAACAAAGGCAAACCAAGCTATTCAAACGTTAGAAAAATATAAAGCTGTATGGAATGATGGGATTACGAATTTGGGCATTCTAGAATTTGAAGAGGTCGTTACAATGTCCGAGGTAGTTCACGTTTTACATAGTGTTGAAATGGTACTGCGTATTAAAAATGAAATATTGAGCTACATTCATGAGTTAGGAACGGAAGGAAGGTTAATTCGTTTACAACTTACAGAATTACTAGCCGACTTAGAAGCAGAGGCAGCGTTATTAATTAAGGATTATTATCAAGAAAAAACGCAGGATCACCATCAAATTTTGAAAAAGTTACAAGATCTTGCAAATACACAGCTTCTAGAGGATAGTGATTTAGTTAAATTGCTTGGCTATCCAGGGCAAATGAGCTTAGAAGTAATCGTGACACCGAGGGGATACCGAATCGCAAGCAAAATTTCTCGTGTTCCACCACTTATCATTGAAAATTTAATTAATCGATTTAAAACGTTACAAGGTGTTTGTCGTGCAACTATTAATGAATTGGATGATGTGGAAGGAATTGGGGAAGTTAGGGCGAAGAAAATACGAGAGGGCCTAAAAAGAATTCAAGAGCATCTCTATATGAGTAGACACAATTAA